From a region of the Natronogracilivirga saccharolytica genome:
- a CDS encoding rhomboid family intramembrane serine protease — translation MSYQGDPYQTSTSFSLFPPAIKHLLIINLLVFLALMTPGLANYVFGLGALWPLGHPNFMPWQFVSYMFLHGGFGHILFNLFALWMFGQSIENLWGTRRFVIYYFVTGVGAALLHMAVTAADVPMVGASGAVYGILLAFAMMFPNRPIMLIFLPIPIKAKYFVMIFGALELFNGVANLQTGIAHFAHLGGMVVGYLLIRLWGIKGNYE, via the coding sequence TTGAGTTACCAAGGCGATCCATATCAGACCAGTACAAGCTTTTCACTGTTTCCACCCGCCATCAAGCACCTGTTGATCATCAATCTTCTGGTGTTTCTGGCCCTGATGACACCCGGGCTGGCCAATTACGTGTTCGGACTCGGAGCGCTCTGGCCGTTGGGGCATCCCAATTTCATGCCATGGCAGTTTGTCTCCTACATGTTTCTGCACGGCGGTTTCGGACACATTTTGTTTAACCTGTTTGCACTGTGGATGTTTGGCCAGAGCATCGAAAACCTGTGGGGAACCCGCCGCTTTGTGATATACTATTTTGTGACCGGTGTGGGTGCCGCTTTGCTGCATATGGCTGTGACTGCTGCCGATGTGCCCATGGTCGGAGCATCCGGCGCTGTTTACGGCATTCTGCTTGCATTTGCCATGATGTTTCCGAACCGCCCGATCATGCTGATCTTCCTGCCTATCCCAATCAAGGCAAAATATTTTGTGATGATTTTCGGGGCGCTTGAACTCTTCAATGGTGTCGCAAACCTGCAGACGGGCATCGCCCATTTTGCTCACCTGGGAGGAATGGTCGTAGGTTATCTGTTGATCCGCCTCTGGGGGATCAAAGGAAATTATGAGTAA
- a CDS encoding TolC family protein, which translates to MKTLSAIVTILLILTFSSAEAQEVRSITLEEAIEIAVENNIELKLSKSNIERSESDYRSQRADFLPNLNASVGGTRTIGRQFEQVSGQFDDFTTNTLSGNISTSVVLFDGMRNINELRSARVGKESAEQRFERTKEGIIFDAAARFLDVLLSVELLEIEQENLEASRKQLEQVEAQVDVGMRPVVDKYSQESVVASNELSVIQTENALNLNKLRLARLLQLDPLGEYDFVAPGIQEEELVVEDYDLSELISVALENRRDFRASELDVQQARYALSISRGARIPELSLSGSVSTAYRDQQRDPATDDILPFSDQFFDGNINRSLSFDVSIPIFNRRQTSNQIQQSQIDFRDAELQLEDLRQEVFLELQQAYNDYIGYAKELEATESALIAAEKAYETEQERYNVGNATLIELTNANNEFIQASSNRIQAMYQFIFQEKVLDYFLGRLTMDVEIDALAE; encoded by the coding sequence ATGAAAACATTATCAGCCATCGTCACTATTCTGTTGATTTTGACTTTCTCATCAGCAGAAGCCCAGGAAGTCCGCAGCATAACACTGGAAGAAGCAATTGAAATTGCCGTTGAAAACAACATCGAACTGAAGCTCAGCAAAAGTAATATTGAGCGCTCTGAAAGTGATTATCGCAGTCAGAGGGCAGACTTTTTGCCTAATCTCAATGCTTCCGTTGGCGGAACCCGCACCATCGGACGACAATTTGAGCAGGTGTCAGGACAATTCGACGATTTCACCACGAATACCTTAAGTGGCAACATCTCCACCAGCGTGGTTCTATTTGACGGGATGCGCAATATCAACGAACTGCGCAGTGCCAGAGTCGGCAAGGAAAGCGCAGAGCAGCGATTTGAGCGGACCAAGGAGGGGATAATTTTTGATGCCGCCGCCAGATTTCTGGATGTGCTGCTGTCCGTTGAACTGCTGGAGATTGAACAGGAAAATCTCGAAGCCAGCCGCAAACAGCTGGAGCAGGTTGAAGCGCAGGTAGATGTCGGGATGAGGCCCGTGGTTGACAAATACAGCCAGGAGTCGGTAGTCGCCAGTAATGAGCTGAGTGTCATTCAAACTGAAAATGCATTGAATCTGAATAAATTGCGGCTGGCACGGCTTCTTCAGCTCGATCCGCTCGGTGAGTATGATTTTGTAGCCCCGGGGATACAGGAAGAGGAGCTTGTCGTAGAAGATTATGACCTCAGCGAACTAATTTCTGTGGCTTTGGAAAACCGACGGGACTTCCGCGCTTCCGAACTGGATGTGCAGCAGGCCCGGTATGCCCTCAGTATCAGCAGGGGAGCACGGATTCCTGAACTCAGTCTTTCCGGCTCTGTATCGACCGCCTACAGGGACCAGCAGCGGGATCCTGCAACAGATGATATACTGCCATTTTCCGATCAGTTTTTTGACGGAAACATCAACCGTTCGCTGTCATTCGATGTCAGCATACCTATTTTCAACCGCAGGCAGACAAGCAATCAGATTCAGCAGAGTCAGATTGATTTCCGGGATGCTGAACTTCAGCTTGAAGATCTGCGTCAGGAGGTCTTCCTTGAGCTCCAGCAGGCTTATAATGACTATATAGGCTATGCCAAAGAGCTGGAAGCTACCGAATCAGCACTTATTGCCGCCGAGAAAGCATATGAAACCGAACAGGAAAGGTATAATGTCGGAAATGCGACCCTTATTGAGCTGACCAATGCCAATAATGAGTTCATCCAGGCCAGCTCCAACCGCATTCAGGCAATGTATCAGTTTATTTTTCAGGAAAAGGTGCTTGACTACTTTCTGGGACGCCTGACCATGGATGTTGAAATCGATGCACTGGCCGAGTAA
- a CDS encoding rhomboid family protein, which translates to MAAMSMYDDSFGSALKRGYLGMPVALRRILLLNVVIFLVQSLLMAFGGGAIVNAVIATFGFMPEWSTSLMQPWRLVSYMFLHGSVLHVAFNMLWLWWMGRPVEQQLGSRNFLVIYFGSGIGGALINLVFSPFFSATITIGASGAVFGMMVAFAMLFPRIPIMLLFLPPIEARFLVAGLIAIDLLFISSADNVARIVHLGGALWGYVLLKMYFQGYNYDLWIEQIKQRFRSRSPRGSSASTGSAKSRPASGSMGRGPGRPVKGNMRAVTDAEIVEENNQGELDRILDKISKSGYEGLTDKEKRLLFELSKKN; encoded by the coding sequence ATGGCGGCTATGTCCATGTATGACGACAGTTTCGGAAGTGCACTAAAACGCGGGTATCTTGGCATGCCTGTGGCTCTGCGCAGAATCCTGCTGCTTAATGTGGTGATTTTTCTGGTTCAGAGCCTGCTGATGGCTTTCGGCGGCGGAGCCATCGTCAATGCCGTTATCGCCACGTTCGGCTTTATGCCGGAGTGGAGCACTTCTCTGATGCAGCCCTGGCGCCTGGTCTCCTATATGTTCCTGCACGGCAGCGTGCTGCACGTCGCTTTCAATATGCTCTGGCTCTGGTGGATGGGCCGGCCGGTGGAGCAGCAGCTGGGCTCGCGCAATTTTCTTGTGATCTATTTCGGGTCGGGAATCGGCGGCGCGCTAATCAACCTTGTTTTCAGCCCCTTCTTCAGTGCAACGATCACCATCGGAGCATCAGGCGCCGTATTTGGAATGATGGTCGCCTTTGCGATGCTGTTTCCACGCATTCCCATCATGCTTCTTTTCCTCCCGCCTATCGAAGCGCGCTTTCTGGTGGCCGGACTCATCGCCATTGACTTGCTGTTTATCTCATCGGCCGATAATGTCGCCCGGATCGTCCACCTTGGAGGTGCCCTGTGGGGATATGTCCTGCTGAAAATGTACTTTCAGGGCTATAATTACGATCTTTGGATTGAGCAGATCAAGCAAAGGTTCCGGTCCCGGTCCCCGCGCGGATCATCGGCATCAACGGGATCCGCAAAGTCGCGGCCCGCATCCGGAAGCATGGGAAGAGGTCCCGGTCGACCGGTAAAGGGTAATATGCGTGCTGTGACGGATGCTGAAATTGTTGAGGAAAACAATCAGGGTGAACTGGACCGCATACTGGACAAAATTTCGAAATCGGGATACGAGGGTCTGACGGATAAAGAAAAACGACTTCTTTTCGAACTAAGCAAGAAGAATTGA
- a CDS encoding efflux RND transporter periplasmic adaptor subunit has translation MASRKKSGKRIWLVTGLAFAGLVVLVFIGRAAGWIGGEPVGHSVEVSKVSERNIVRIVTATGRIQPETEVKIAPDVSGEIIELNVREGDFVHEGDVLLRIRPDIIQARKDEMQATILGQKARMEQNRASKLRAQNEFEQKKTLFDKGMVSQLEYENARRTHEAEVASFNASVYQVDNARAQLRRIEEELRQTTIKAPMTGTISRLDVERGERVVGSIQMAGTEMLRIARMEQMEVQVNVNENDIVYVAEDDTARIEVDAYPGREFIGVVTEIANSAITRGDGTAEQITEYPVKIRILSPHNPDTRESGAPWDRSDMVRLQDSEVAIRQPVAYFKPGMTATVDVETVREENVVSVPLQAVTMRDFSAGNPDTTEIDEEDMRRVVFRVDDDKANMVEVITGISDDRFIHVLSGLQPGDRVVSGNYRVLSRELQDGNQIRIASR, from the coding sequence ATGGCTTCTCGAAAAAAATCCGGAAAACGAATTTGGCTTGTAACAGGATTGGCTTTTGCAGGTCTGGTTGTTCTTGTCTTCATAGGCAGGGCCGCTGGGTGGATTGGCGGCGAGCCGGTTGGTCATTCCGTCGAAGTGTCGAAGGTGTCCGAGCGAAATATTGTACGTATCGTTACTGCTACAGGCCGTATCCAGCCCGAAACCGAAGTCAAGATAGCGCCCGATGTTTCAGGGGAAATCATCGAACTGAATGTCAGAGAAGGGGATTTTGTGCATGAAGGCGATGTGCTTCTGCGCATACGTCCGGATATCATACAGGCCAGAAAAGATGAAATGCAGGCGACCATACTCGGACAGAAAGCCCGCATGGAGCAGAACCGGGCGTCAAAACTCAGAGCCCAAAACGAATTTGAGCAGAAAAAGACGTTGTTTGACAAGGGGATGGTATCACAGCTCGAGTATGAAAATGCGCGCAGAACCCACGAAGCGGAAGTGGCCAGTTTCAATGCCAGTGTCTATCAGGTCGATAATGCCAGGGCGCAGCTGAGGAGGATTGAAGAAGAGCTGCGTCAGACCACAATCAAAGCTCCCATGACCGGAACCATCAGCCGGCTTGATGTTGAGCGCGGAGAGCGTGTGGTGGGAAGCATCCAGATGGCCGGCACGGAGATGCTGCGGATTGCCCGGATGGAACAGATGGAGGTGCAGGTAAATGTCAATGAAAACGATATTGTCTATGTTGCAGAAGATGACACGGCACGCATAGAAGTAGATGCCTATCCCGGCCGGGAATTTATTGGCGTGGTCACCGAAATCGCCAACTCCGCCATCACCCGCGGTGACGGCACCGCTGAACAGATAACGGAATACCCGGTCAAAATCAGGATTCTCAGTCCTCACAACCCGGATACCCGTGAGTCAGGAGCTCCGTGGGACCGGTCCGACATGGTCAGGCTTCAGGACAGCGAAGTGGCCATCCGGCAGCCCGTTGCCTATTTCAAGCCCGGAATGACCGCTACCGTGGATGTAGAAACAGTTCGGGAAGAGAACGTTGTTTCGGTGCCGCTGCAGGCTGTCACCATGCGGGATTTCAGCGCCGGCAATCCGGATACCACCGAAATCGATGAAGAAGACATGAGGCGGGTTGTCTTCCGTGTTGACGATGACAAAGCAAACATGGTCGAAGTCATTACAGGGATAAGTGACGATCGTTTTATTCATGTGCTTTCCGGCCTTCAGCCGGGTGACCGGGTGGTGTCGGGCAACTACAGGGTACTTTCCAGGGAACTTCAGGACGGCAACCAGATACGAATTGCATCCCGGTAA
- a CDS encoding phage holin family protein: MSPEEYDSLLKNLKKLPGELKTLVEKRIELFTLEMGERITGVIAHAVYRITGIVFLGLGLILILFAASNFVGELLDSESLGFIVVAAPVLLIGLMFFFRRPRSMVNATRDKMLHQFMKDLAEQLGSIEMDESSKESSGPDGEQTDESERRQSKHSTG, encoded by the coding sequence ATGAGTCCCGAAGAGTATGACTCACTTTTGAAAAACCTGAAAAAACTGCCGGGTGAACTGAAAACGCTGGTCGAGAAGCGAATCGAGCTCTTCACACTTGAAATGGGAGAGCGGATTACAGGCGTCATTGCCCATGCGGTCTACAGGATAACCGGAATTGTCTTTCTGGGGCTCGGGCTGATTCTGATCCTGTTTGCGGCGTCAAATTTCGTAGGAGAGCTTCTGGACAGCGAAAGTCTGGGGTTTATCGTTGTGGCTGCTCCGGTACTTCTTATCGGACTGATGTTTTTTTTCCGCCGTCCCCGCTCCATGGTTAACGCCACTAGGGACAAAATGCTCCATCAGTTTATGAAAGACCTGGCAGAACAACTCGGAAGCATTGAAATGGACGAGTCCAGTAAGGAATCATCCGGGCCGGATGGAGAACAAACAGACGAATCGGAGAGACGGCAATCCAAACATTCTACCGGTTGA
- a CDS encoding phytoene desaturase family protein: MSTQSYPKYDVIVVGSGMGGMTAASLLARDGYKVLVLEAASVPGGCSSSYYRQGYIFETGATTLIGFDKHQPLARLEKMLDITLPKEQIDPPMTVRMNGDVITRYTNRDYWIMEASRVFGNAIGQQRFWRRAFEVSDAVWRLSEKNVFFPPRGFREWVELATRNSVRDVMLLKYAFRSVRKVMRSLGVDTPKFRAFIDEQLMITAQSKSDDTPFLFGAPGLAYTSCSNYNVPGGFLQMIEELRKYIGDRGGVVKTRSKVNRIFTREEFYSNGEQGSETPAGESSDVPELKDKPAYVVTAGHARYFCDRVVCNIPVWNIPQVTSGIAKSWFTKQADKFSRAWGAYILGIATKDTYPDDLTLHHQIHLENPVPEAGSDSVFVTLSARGDTRRAPEGYRVLNVSCHTDTTSWFTRGDDYEAAKTRARDAILDILEQSLPGFRKDNITVQFEGTPVTWQNWVYRHQGRVGGIPQSMKRSLLDWPPAETPFQDWYLTGDTVYPGQGIPGVTLSGINAYWRIVSNDAGKRISR, translated from the coding sequence ATGAGCACGCAAAGCTATCCAAAATACGATGTGATCGTCGTCGGTTCCGGCATGGGAGGGATGACTGCGGCGTCGCTGCTGGCACGTGACGGGTACAAGGTGCTGGTCCTGGAAGCGGCAAGCGTTCCGGGCGGCTGCAGTTCTTCATATTACAGACAGGGTTATATATTTGAAACCGGAGCAACAACACTCATCGGTTTCGACAAGCATCAGCCCCTGGCGCGGCTGGAAAAGATGCTGGATATCACCCTGCCGAAAGAGCAGATTGATCCGCCCATGACCGTGAGGATGAACGGTGATGTAATCACACGGTATACCAATCGGGACTACTGGATTATGGAAGCATCCAGGGTGTTCGGGAATGCCATCGGACAGCAGCGCTTCTGGCGCAGGGCATTCGAAGTCAGCGATGCCGTTTGGCGATTGTCTGAAAAAAATGTGTTTTTCCCACCCCGTGGATTCCGGGAGTGGGTGGAGCTTGCTACCCGTAATTCTGTCCGGGATGTGATGCTGCTGAAGTATGCATTCCGGAGTGTACGCAAGGTTATGCGCTCTTTAGGAGTTGATACCCCGAAGTTCCGCGCTTTCATAGATGAGCAGCTTATGATTACCGCTCAGAGCAAAAGCGATGACACCCCGTTTCTGTTCGGCGCGCCGGGCCTTGCATATACAAGCTGTTCCAATTACAATGTCCCCGGCGGCTTCCTCCAAATGATAGAAGAACTCAGGAAGTATATCGGTGACAGAGGCGGCGTGGTGAAAACGCGCAGCAAGGTGAACAGAATCTTCACACGCGAAGAGTTTTACTCAAACGGTGAACAAGGCAGCGAAACCCCGGCCGGCGAAAGTTCTGATGTGCCCGAACTGAAAGACAAGCCGGCATACGTGGTCACCGCAGGCCATGCGCGTTATTTCTGTGACCGTGTTGTGTGCAATATTCCGGTCTGGAATATTCCGCAAGTGACATCCGGCATTGCAAAATCATGGTTTACCAAACAGGCTGATAAATTCAGCCGTGCCTGGGGCGCCTACATCCTGGGTATCGCAACGAAGGACACATACCCCGATGATCTGACGCTTCATCATCAGATCCATCTTGAAAACCCGGTTCCGGAAGCCGGATCGGACTCGGTTTTTGTAACACTGTCAGCCCGGGGCGATACCCGGCGGGCGCCGGAAGGATACCGCGTACTCAATGTTTCTTGCCATACCGATACCACCTCCTGGTTTACCAGAGGCGATGATTACGAAGCGGCAAAAACCCGGGCGCGGGATGCCATTCTGGACATACTTGAACAGTCGCTCCCCGGTTTCCGCAAGGACAACATTACCGTTCAGTTCGAAGGTACACCGGTTACCTGGCAAAACTGGGTTTACCGCCATCAGGGCAGGGTCGGAGGCATCCCCCAAAGCATGAAACGCTCGCTGCTCGACTGGCCCCCCGCTGAAACACCGTTTCAGGACTGGTACCTTACCGGAGATACCGTGTACCCGGGACAGGGTATTCCCGGTGTCACGCTGAGCGGGATCAATGCATACTGGCGCATTGTTTCAAACGATGCAGGCAAGCGCATTTCCCGATAA
- a CDS encoding foldase protein PrsA — protein MMNDRPALPVMHAVLTVVLLILVTLPLSCSRKSSDKEQVLPMAEIGDYTVTSEEFLGAFRNVFDRSGQALQVTPSVLREILDQRVSFYSIVQHGIDQGWHEDYEGLHQKNLIYRQVMMDEFRESFLKSDIRIEESDLEELFLRYNTHLRASHLYAPDRETADSLHQLVKNGASFEQLARDIFDSQSLRESGGDLGYFTVDDMDVGFENTAYSMAVGEISDPVRTSRGFSIIKVTDRITTPIITEYQYAQNKNRIRDLAIRQKAELRQREHMDEIIDAYSFDEQLLADLREWLDGHLGVDPVADVETEGFHSRVPQEYYGSIVASHDGFDLTVEMLLQETWYTPLETRRNIDNRHSFRNLVEGVAYRAYAMNAYENSPHYDEELVALSVENTFQNYLNRRLYRTLESEVEIPAHVLAEEYHNNPDQYMYPREVNVAELAVRDMDTAEKAWDAIQAGMSFQDALMKYGFDEEAKQVGGEIGYTPVSNFGSISPALSEIQPGELAGPFEMTSDVIFLFKCLGVREAEPMTFEEAKPRIMNNLTEMYVMEMRRNIIGETKERHNARVHYDRIDEVDLKL, from the coding sequence ATGATGAATGATCGGCCCGCTCTGCCTGTCATGCATGCCGTACTGACAGTTGTTTTGCTAATCCTCGTCACACTGCCGCTTTCCTGTTCCCGTAAGTCATCAGACAAGGAGCAGGTGCTGCCCATGGCGGAGATCGGCGACTATACCGTTACCAGCGAGGAATTTCTCGGTGCGTTCAGAAATGTATTTGATCGCTCGGGACAGGCATTGCAGGTAACCCCGTCGGTGTTGAGAGAAATCCTCGACCAGAGAGTAAGCTTTTACTCCATCGTTCAGCACGGAATTGATCAGGGTTGGCACGAAGATTATGAGGGCTTGCATCAGAAAAACCTGATTTACCGACAGGTTATGATGGATGAGTTCAGGGAATCGTTTCTGAAGTCTGATATCCGCATTGAAGAGTCTGATCTTGAAGAGCTGTTTCTGCGTTACAATACCCATCTCCGTGCTTCACATTTATATGCACCGGACCGGGAAACGGCCGACTCGCTGCATCAGCTGGTAAAAAACGGTGCCAGCTTTGAACAACTTGCCCGCGATATATTTGATTCGCAGTCGCTGAGAGAGTCCGGCGGCGACCTGGGATATTTCACGGTGGATGATATGGATGTCGGCTTTGAAAACACGGCTTACTCCATGGCTGTCGGAGAAATTTCCGACCCGGTGCGAACCAGCCGCGGTTTCAGCATCATCAAGGTGACCGACCGGATCACGACTCCTATCATCACGGAATACCAGTATGCTCAGAACAAAAACCGTATCCGTGATCTGGCCATCCGGCAAAAAGCAGAATTGCGTCAACGGGAGCATATGGATGAGATAATTGATGCTTACAGCTTTGACGAGCAGCTGCTTGCGGATCTCCGGGAGTGGCTGGACGGACATCTTGGCGTTGATCCTGTTGCCGATGTCGAAACCGAGGGTTTTCACTCGCGCGTCCCGCAGGAGTATTACGGCAGCATAGTGGCGTCACACGACGGATTCGACCTTACGGTGGAAATGCTTCTTCAGGAAACCTGGTACACACCGCTTGAAACACGCCGGAATATCGACAACCGGCATAGCTTCAGGAATCTGGTCGAAGGTGTTGCCTATCGTGCCTATGCTATGAACGCCTATGAAAACAGTCCGCATTATGATGAAGAGCTGGTTGCCCTTTCGGTAGAAAATACCTTCCAGAACTATCTGAACCGAAGGCTGTACCGCACACTAGAATCTGAAGTGGAAATACCCGCCCATGTGCTGGCAGAAGAGTATCACAATAACCCCGACCAGTACATGTATCCGAGAGAGGTGAATGTAGCCGAACTGGCTGTACGCGATATGGATACCGCCGAGAAAGCCTGGGACGCCATTCAGGCAGGGATGTCGTTTCAGGATGCACTTATGAAGTACGGATTCGACGAGGAAGCCAAGCAGGTGGGCGGTGAAATAGGATATACACCGGTTTCCAATTTCGGATCGATATCACCTGCGCTGTCTGAAATCCAGCCGGGTGAACTTGCAGGGCCGTTTGAGATGACCAGCGATGTGATTTTTCTCTTTAAATGCCTCGGTGTCCGCGAAGCCGAACCCATGACATTTGAAGAGGCTAAGCCCCGGATAATGAATAACCTGACTGAAATGTATGTCATGGAAATGCGCAGGAATATTATCGGGGAGACCAAAGAGCGGCACAATGCCAGGGTGCATTACGACCGCATTGATGAAGTGGATTTGAAACTGTAG
- a CDS encoding ABC transporter permease has product MNLWQIIKMAFGALGSNKTRASLTLLAIVVGVFAVISASTAVRVIDNYFQNTMTLMGSDVINITTRPTVMTGHDQSHARRQPITFRHYEQLREMSELARAISPEVNLSSKRIYQGNSNTEPNVTVWGGNEYSLANNAYDIEEGRNFTRDDIEHARPYAIIGADIRSDLFSGSDPAGKRIRIDGQHYTVIGVVESKGSAFGQSLDNFVLLPYSRLASVYGRDHNINLQIRAPSVTLINETVDEATGLLRVIRQVPPDRGNDFEIETNESLRGIFDDFTGILYLFGFVVGGIALLGAGIGVMNIMLVSVTERTREIGIRKAVGANRKNITIQFMTEAIIVCQLGGLIGMFLGIAAGNILVVIMGTTFVLPVLSIVAGIAGMTLIGMIFGVYPAWKAARLDPIESLRFE; this is encoded by the coding sequence ATGAATCTCTGGCAAATCATAAAAATGGCATTCGGTGCTCTTGGTTCCAACAAGACAAGAGCTTCGCTGACGCTGCTTGCCATTGTTGTCGGAGTATTTGCGGTTATAAGCGCATCTACAGCCGTCCGGGTCATCGACAACTACTTCCAGAACACCATGACCCTGATGGGAAGTGACGTGATCAACATCACCACCCGTCCAACCGTAATGACCGGACATGATCAGAGCCATGCCCGCCGGCAGCCGATCACTTTCCGGCACTATGAACAACTCCGGGAGATGTCGGAACTGGCCAGGGCCATTTCCCCGGAAGTCAATCTGAGCAGCAAGAGGATTTATCAGGGCAACAGCAATACCGAGCCCAATGTCACGGTGTGGGGAGGAAATGAATATTCGCTGGCAAATAACGCCTATGACATTGAAGAGGGCAGGAATTTCACCAGGGATGATATCGAGCACGCCCGGCCTTATGCCATCATCGGCGCTGACATCCGGTCCGACCTTTTTTCCGGCAGCGACCCGGCCGGCAAGCGGATCCGGATTGACGGGCAGCATTACACCGTTATTGGGGTGGTTGAATCAAAAGGATCCGCATTCGGACAGTCACTCGACAATTTTGTGCTGCTGCCGTATTCCCGGCTGGCATCCGTCTACGGCCGGGATCACAATATCAACCTGCAGATCAGGGCGCCCTCGGTAACCCTGATCAATGAGACCGTGGATGAAGCCACGGGACTCCTGAGGGTGATCCGCCAGGTGCCGCCCGACCGCGGAAATGACTTTGAAATCGAAACAAATGAATCCCTGAGAGGGATTTTCGATGATTTTACCGGCATACTGTATCTGTTCGGATTTGTAGTGGGAGGTATTGCGCTGCTCGGGGCGGGAATAGGGGTGATGAATATCATGCTGGTGTCGGTTACCGAACGAACAAGAGAGATCGGGATCAGAAAAGCTGTAGGTGCCAACAGAAAAAATATCACCATCCAGTTTATGACAGAGGCGATTATCGTGTGTCAGCTGGGAGGTCTGATCGGGATGTTTCTCGGAATTGCGGCAGGAAATATCCTGGTCGTCATTATGGGCACAACATTTGTTCTGCCGGTCCTTTCCATTGTGGCGGGTATTGCCGGAATGACCCTGATCGGAATGATTTTCGGGGTTTATCCGGCCTGGAAGGCCGCCAGGCTTGATCCGATCGAAAGCCTGAGATTCGAATAA
- a CDS encoding ABC transporter ATP-binding protein produces the protein MNKEPIITIRDLKKEYVMGMQKVYALRGVDFDIHRNEYVSIMGPSGSGKSTLMNIVGCLDTPTHGTYHLNGQDVSNLTDNDLADVRNREIGFVFQTFNLLPRSDCLGNVELPLIYAGIKSSERKKRALDVLDRVGLSDRVDHKPNELSGGQRQRVAIARALVNNPSILLADEPTGNLDSKTGEEIMRLFEELHSAGHTIIVVTHELDVAKHSRRIINLFDGKIESDTQVDNPALANDMQSVVS, from the coding sequence ATGAACAAAGAACCCATTATAACCATCCGCGACCTCAAAAAAGAGTATGTTATGGGAATGCAGAAAGTATATGCGCTGCGGGGGGTCGACTTTGACATTCACAGGAACGAATACGTATCGATAATGGGTCCTTCGGGATCCGGGAAGTCCACTCTGATGAATATCGTCGGTTGTCTGGATACCCCTACTCACGGCACCTATCATCTGAACGGACAGGATGTGAGCAATCTCACCGACAACGATCTCGCAGACGTCCGGAACCGGGAGATCGGATTTGTTTTTCAGACATTCAACCTGCTTCCCCGTTCTGACTGCCTGGGGAATGTTGAGCTGCCGCTCATCTATGCCGGAATTAAATCCTCTGAGCGGAAAAAGCGGGCGCTGGATGTACTTGATCGGGTTGGCCTGTCGGACAGAGTTGACCACAAGCCGAATGAGCTTTCAGGAGGGCAGCGGCAGCGTGTGGCAATAGCCCGTGCACTGGTCAACAATCCGTCCATTCTTCTGGCCGACGAACCCACGGGAAACCTGGATTCCAAAACCGGCGAGGAGATCATGAGGCTGTTTGAAGAACTCCACAGTGCCGGTCACACCATCATCGTGGTGACGCACGAACTTGATGTTGCCAAACACAGCCGCCGTATCATAAATCTTTTTGACGGGAAAATCGAAAGTGATACACAAGTAGATAATCCGGCACTTGCCAATGATATGCAATCTGTCGTATCCTGA